A genomic segment from Bradyrhizobium sp. ISRA430 encodes:
- a CDS encoding OmpA family protein — MTNLRFVLLATTALTAMQFASSASHAQSAPPLVVAQAQTQETGPDGKPKQPPKEKEQPKGPPPAARPTAPPQPPAAPTRPSAPPPAAAPPHAPTPPPAAAPSRPTPPPPPPATHQAPPPQPPAPPAAPKQPSPPPAAAPQQHAPTPPPPAPPAARPTPTPPPPAPPAARPAPTPPAAAPQTRPAPAPTATPSPAPAAPGARPAAPAPTTTPAPAPTATPAPGSTPGAPPAGRPGAPPPGRPGAPPPAAGTPSPAPGASPAPTATPAPAAPTTRATPSPTPVPTATPAPGGATTTPPAGRTGPAPTPAPGATPAPTATPAPGGAVTPAPGRQGGTPPAGAPAAGTPAAPPQAGAPARPTPPAGAAAPTVVPGTPAAAPPPNRAQYAPPTVAPAFRAAPTVAAPLPPPPRPPQRDLTPLAVGAGVVAGAVIGATIADLHNQRREVVEGGRTVYTEPDRIIIRDPSGQEYVRGNDLYRFRYGARDIRTDTVGGETRTVVVRPDGSEVITVVGADGQLLRRIRRDPGGREIVIIDNSYRDPRAVGGFYVDVPPPVINIPYDRYIVDSADASPDVIYETMEAPPVQRIERRYSLDEIRYSPNVRMQMPSIDVNTINFETGSWTIPPDQAARLQVIADGLNRAIQRNPREVFLIEGHTDAVGNDVDNLSLSDRRAQAAAELLTQQFNVPAENLTSQGYGKQYLKEQTDGPSRINRRVTIRRITPLLNGGQASLPPPPPGTAPPR; from the coding sequence ATGACCAATCTTCGCTTCGTGCTGCTTGCCACGACGGCTCTGACCGCGATGCAATTCGCAAGCTCCGCATCGCATGCGCAAAGCGCACCGCCGCTCGTGGTTGCACAAGCCCAGACGCAAGAGACGGGCCCTGACGGAAAACCGAAGCAGCCGCCGAAGGAGAAGGAGCAGCCGAAAGGACCGCCGCCCGCTGCGCGCCCCACCGCACCGCCTCAACCGCCAGCAGCTCCTACGCGTCCGAGCGCACCGCCGCCTGCGGCTGCGCCGCCGCACGCTCCCACGCCACCGCCCGCGGCCGCGCCGTCACGCCCGACGCCACCTCCGCCGCCGCCCGCGACGCATCAGGCGCCTCCTCCTCAGCCGCCGGCACCGCCTGCCGCCCCGAAGCAGCCGTCGCCGCCGCCGGCTGCGGCTCCGCAGCAGCACGCACCGACCCCACCTCCGCCAGCGCCGCCCGCGGCTCGCCCGACGCCGACACCGCCACCTCCGGCACCGCCCGCAGCGCGTCCCGCTCCGACGCCGCCCGCAGCGGCTCCTCAGACACGTCCCGCGCCGGCGCCCACAGCCACGCCGTCTCCTGCACCCGCAGCGCCGGGTGCGCGCCCGGCCGCGCCTGCCCCGACAACCACACCTGCACCTGCGCCAACGGCGACGCCGGCTCCGGGCAGCACGCCTGGCGCGCCGCCGGCTGGACGCCCCGGTGCACCGCCGCCCGGACGCCCCGGGGCACCTCCACCGGCCGCGGGAACGCCATCGCCGGCTCCCGGTGCCTCGCCGGCGCCGACGGCGACGCCTGCTCCCGCGGCGCCAACGACTCGGGCCACGCCGAGCCCGACGCCCGTACCAACCGCTACACCCGCTCCTGGCGGCGCGACGACCACGCCGCCGGCCGGACGTACGGGTCCGGCACCAACGCCCGCACCCGGCGCAACCCCAGCCCCGACGGCAACGCCGGCCCCCGGCGGCGCCGTGACGCCGGCGCCGGGACGTCAGGGCGGGACGCCGCCCGCGGGCGCGCCCGCTGCTGGAACTCCGGCTGCACCGCCGCAGGCGGGTGCCCCGGCCCGGCCCACGCCTCCCGCCGGCGCCGCGGCGCCGACTGTCGTCCCTGGCACGCCAGCCGCTGCGCCACCGCCCAACAGGGCGCAATACGCTCCGCCGACGGTTGCGCCGGCCTTCCGGGCCGCGCCTACGGTCGCAGCCCCGCTGCCGCCACCGCCGCGTCCGCCACAGCGTGACCTGACGCCGCTGGCTGTCGGTGCAGGCGTAGTGGCTGGAGCCGTGATCGGCGCGACCATCGCCGACCTCCACAACCAGCGACGCGAGGTCGTCGAAGGCGGCCGCACCGTCTACACCGAGCCGGACCGGATTATCATCCGCGACCCGAGCGGGCAGGAGTACGTCCGCGGCAACGATCTCTATCGCTTCCGTTATGGGGCCCGCGACATCCGCACCGACACCGTCGGCGGTGAAACCCGCACCGTCGTGGTCCGTCCCGATGGCAGCGAGGTGATCACCGTGGTCGGTGCTGACGGTCAGTTGCTGCGGCGAATCCGCAGGGACCCCGGCGGGCGCGAGATCGTCATCATCGACAACAGCTACCGCGACCCGCGGGCAGTCGGCGGCTTCTATGTCGACGTGCCGCCGCCGGTCATCAATATTCCCTACGACCGCTACATTGTCGACTCCGCGGATGCGTCGCCGGACGTGATCTACGAGACCATGGAGGCGCCGCCGGTACAACGGATCGAACGGCGCTACTCGCTCGACGAGATCCGCTACAGCCCCAATGTCCGCATGCAGATGCCGAGCATCGACGTCAACACGATCAATTTCGAGACGGGATCGTGGACCATCCCACCAGACCAGGCTGCGCGGCTGCAAGTGATCGCCGACGGTCTCAACCGGGCGATCCAGCGCAACCCGCGCGAGGTGTTCCTGATCGAGGGCCACACCGACGCGGTCGGCAACGACGTCGACAATCTGTCATTGTCGGACCGCCGTGCGCAGGCCGCGGCCGAATTGCTGACCCAGCAGTTCAATGTGCCGGCGGAAAACCTGACGTCGCAGGGCTACGGCAAGCAGTATCTGAAGGAGCAAACGGACGGACCGAGCCGGATCAACCGGCGCGTCACCATCCGCCGCATCACGCCGCTGCTCAACGGCGGCCAGGCCTCGCTGCCGCCGCCCCCGCCCGGCACCGCGCCGCCGCGCTGA
- a CDS encoding VOC family protein, giving the protein MIDHMGFPVSDYERAKAFYVKALAPLGYTLIMEVTQEQTGHDPAAGFGADGKPDFWIGGEGALNKPVHVAILAKDRAAVDAFYKAALAAGGRDNGAPGIRAHYHPNYYGAFVRDPDGHNIEAVCHAPE; this is encoded by the coding sequence ATGATCGATCACATGGGCTTCCCGGTCTCCGACTACGAGCGCGCCAAGGCGTTCTATGTCAAGGCGCTGGCACCGCTCGGCTACACCCTGATCATGGAAGTGACGCAGGAGCAGACCGGCCACGATCCGGCCGCAGGTTTCGGCGCCGACGGTAAGCCGGATTTCTGGATCGGCGGCGAAGGCGCGTTGAACAAGCCGGTGCACGTCGCGATCCTGGCCAAGGACCGCGCCGCGGTCGATGCCTTCTACAAGGCGGCACTGGCGGCAGGCGGCCGCGACAACGGAGCGCCCGGCATTCGCGCACATTATCATCCGAACTACTACGGCGCCTTCGTGCGCGATCCCGACGGCCACAACATTGAGGCTGTCTGCCACGCTCCGGAATAG
- a CDS encoding FkbM family methyltransferase, which produces MTPDNDPSPAPFGAFAPNAAQAAIIRLAQQSGLKRGAFRPWLSRLVNLMRGGPVDVSYQGASFRFYHQGSATERGALFNPDYNLDELDFLRQHTPTGGVFVDVGANVGTFALVMARQVGPEGKVVAIEPHPTTFARLSFNCAASRATQVRLVQAAAGDSDGELMIETDGGNLGASHVVTGAASADAIKVPSLRLTRILDEAGVTKVDALKIDVEGFEDRVLIGFFRDAPPSLWPRAVVIEHLSQNEWREDCIAEMVARGFAITRKTRSNTFLSR; this is translated from the coding sequence GTGACGCCCGACAACGACCCTTCGCCCGCGCCATTCGGCGCGTTTGCGCCGAATGCGGCGCAGGCCGCGATCATTCGCCTCGCCCAGCAGTCAGGGCTGAAGCGCGGCGCATTCCGTCCGTGGTTGTCGCGGCTGGTCAATCTGATGCGCGGCGGTCCTGTCGACGTCAGCTATCAGGGCGCCTCGTTCCGCTTCTATCACCAAGGCAGCGCGACCGAGCGCGGTGCGCTGTTCAATCCCGACTACAATCTCGATGAGCTCGATTTTCTGCGCCAACACACGCCGACTGGCGGCGTGTTCGTCGACGTCGGGGCCAATGTCGGCACCTTCGCGCTGGTGATGGCGCGCCAGGTTGGCCCTGAGGGCAAGGTGGTTGCGATCGAGCCGCACCCAACGACCTTTGCACGGCTCTCGTTCAATTGCGCCGCATCGAGAGCAACACAGGTACGCCTGGTGCAGGCCGCCGCCGGCGACAGCGACGGCGAGCTGATGATCGAGACCGACGGCGGCAATCTCGGCGCCAGCCATGTCGTGACCGGGGCAGCCAGCGCCGATGCGATCAAGGTCCCGTCGTTGCGCCTGACACGAATTCTCGACGAGGCCGGCGTGACAAAGGTCGATGCGCTGAAGATCGACGTCGAGGGTTTTGAGGACCGCGTGCTGATCGGCTTCTTCAGGGATGCCCCGCCCTCATTGTGGCCTCGCGCCGTCGTTATCGAACATCTGTCACAAAACGAATGGCGCGAGGATTGTATTGCAGAGATGGTCGCGCGCGGCTTTGCAATCACGCGCAAGACACGGAGCAACACGTTCCTCTCACGCTGA
- a CDS encoding hybrid sensor histidine kinase/response regulator has translation MQGAQRNSLRLLQWMMVASLALPIALFVIASAISYASTRDTADREIERTLDVAHEHALKVFETIDRSLAELNEVVRGIPDDVIRSREPALHRRLKRLTDLLPQLKSAWIFDADGRSLVNSLASPPPELTFADRDYFYAHADQNIGTFIGTPLTPRAPYQGARFFGMSRRRDSDDGRFIGVIQASVLPEYFESFYARIGSDPGSFFAMGRTDGVVLAHFPRLDRDVRLDPAGPVGQKIAASPEHGLITIAWPSDGIERRIGYRHVAEYPIYVSAGLETSAIRARWFATMGQHLVFGVPATALLFLLLALAFRRTQHLQAEAARRREAEEALKHSQRLEALGQLTGGVAHDFNNLLTVIRASVDLLNRPQLTEERRQRYITAIAEAVARAAKLTSQLLAFARRQTLKPEVFDIGARMQSLHDMLATLLGPAIEITMRLPAEPCLVNADAGQFETALINMATNARDAMQGKGRIAFTVQTATTIPNTLAHHAGSQSFVSIAVSDTGVGIPAGQIGRIFEPFFTTKQVGHGTGLGLSQVFGFARQSGGEVTVESEVGQGSTFSLYLPRVPPEVLPQRQAPNTAPAETGSGISVLVVEDNIELGNFAADGLTELGYSITLVDNAADALSELVVDADRFDVVFTDVVMPSMTGLDLAQAIHDRGIGVPVVLTTGYSQALSQDGVAGFDLVQKPYSIEELSRALHRAARLRRVRDGAAE, from the coding sequence GTGCAGGGCGCGCAACGCAACTCGCTGAGGCTGTTGCAGTGGATGATGGTGGCATCCCTGGCGCTGCCGATTGCGCTGTTCGTGATCGCTTCCGCGATCTCCTACGCCTCGACCAGGGACACCGCCGACCGCGAGATCGAGCGCACGCTCGATGTCGCGCATGAGCACGCGCTCAAGGTGTTCGAGACCATCGACCGCAGCCTCGCCGAGCTCAATGAGGTGGTGCGCGGCATTCCCGACGACGTCATCCGCTCGCGCGAGCCGGCGCTACACCGGCGCCTGAAGCGGCTAACGGATTTGCTGCCGCAGCTCAAATCGGCATGGATTTTCGACGCGGACGGACGATCGCTGGTCAACAGCCTCGCCTCGCCGCCGCCCGAGCTCACATTCGCCGACCGCGATTACTTCTATGCCCATGCCGACCAGAACATCGGCACTTTCATCGGCACGCCCCTAACGCCGCGCGCGCCCTATCAGGGGGCGCGCTTCTTCGGGATGAGCCGCCGCCGCGATTCCGATGACGGCCGCTTCATCGGCGTGATCCAGGCGTCCGTCCTGCCGGAATATTTCGAGAGTTTCTACGCCCGGATCGGCTCCGATCCCGGCAGCTTCTTCGCGATGGGCCGCACCGACGGCGTGGTGCTGGCGCATTTCCCGCGGCTCGATCGCGACGTCCGGCTCGACCCGGCCGGACCGGTCGGCCAGAAGATCGCAGCAAGCCCCGAGCACGGCCTCATCACCATCGCCTGGCCCTCGGACGGAATCGAGCGCCGCATCGGCTACCGGCACGTCGCGGAATATCCGATCTATGTCAGCGCCGGACTCGAGACGTCGGCGATCCGCGCGCGCTGGTTTGCCACCATGGGCCAGCATCTGGTGTTCGGCGTTCCCGCAACCGCACTCCTTTTTCTGCTGCTCGCGCTGGCGTTCCGGCGCACCCAACATCTGCAGGCCGAAGCGGCGCGGCGGCGGGAGGCTGAGGAGGCGCTCAAGCACAGCCAGCGCCTGGAGGCGCTGGGACAGCTCACCGGCGGCGTCGCGCACGACTTCAACAACCTCCTCACCGTGATCCGCGCCTCCGTCGATCTGTTGAACAGGCCGCAACTGACGGAGGAACGGCGCCAACGCTACATCACCGCGATCGCGGAGGCGGTCGCGCGCGCTGCCAAGCTGACCTCGCAGCTACTGGCGTTCGCACGGCGCCAGACCCTGAAGCCCGAGGTGTTCGACATCGGCGCGCGGATGCAGTCGCTGCACGACATGCTCGCCACGCTGCTCGGACCGGCGATCGAGATCACGATGCGGCTGCCGGCGGAGCCTTGCCTCGTCAATGCCGATGCCGGCCAGTTCGAGACGGCGCTGATCAACATGGCGACCAATGCGCGCGATGCCATGCAGGGCAAGGGCCGGATCGCCTTTACCGTGCAGACGGCGACAACCATTCCGAACACGCTGGCGCATCACGCCGGCAGCCAAAGCTTTGTCAGCATCGCGGTCAGCGACACCGGCGTCGGCATTCCCGCAGGCCAGATCGGACGCATCTTCGAGCCGTTCTTCACCACCAAGCAGGTCGGCCACGGCACCGGTCTCGGCCTGTCGCAGGTGTTCGGCTTCGCGAGGCAATCCGGCGGTGAAGTCACGGTGGAGAGCGAAGTCGGCCAGGGCAGCACCTTCTCGCTCTATTTGCCGCGCGTGCCGCCCGAGGTGCTGCCGCAACGACAGGCGCCGAACACCGCGCCGGCGGAGACCGGCAGCGGCATCTCGGTGCTGGTGGTCGAGGACAACATCGAGCTTGGCAATTTTGCCGCCGACGGCCTCACCGAGCTCGGCTACAGCATCACGCTGGTCGACAACGCCGCCGACGCGCTCTCGGAGCTGGTCGTGGATGCCGATCGCTTCGATGTCGTGTTCACGGATGTTGTGATGCCCAGCATGACCGGGCTCGATCTCGCCCAGGCGATCCATGATCGCGGCATCGGCGTGCCGGTCGTGCTGACCACCGGCTACAGCCAGGCGCTGTCCCAGGACGGGGTCGCCGGCTTCGACCTTGTGCAAAAGCCCTATTCGATTGAGGAACTGTCGCGCGCGCTGCATCGGGCCGCGCGACTGCGCCGGGTGCGCGACGGCGCCGCCGAATGA
- a CDS encoding succinate dehydrogenase iron-sulfur subunit — MVEFALPKNSKITGGKTWPKPAGATELREFRVYRWNPDDGKNPSIDTYYVDTNDCGPMVLDGLIWIKNHIDPSLTFRRSCREGVCGSCAMNIDGQNTLACTRSMHDVKDGAVKINPLPHQPVVKDLVPDLTNFYAQYASIEPWLKTTSPTPQKEWRQSHEDREKLDGLYECILCACCSTSCPSYWWNSERYLGPAALLQANRWVSDSRDEATGERLDDLEDPFRLYRCHTIMNCAKACPKGLNPAEAIAELKLKMVERQI, encoded by the coding sequence ATGGTTGAATTCGCACTTCCGAAGAACTCGAAGATCACCGGCGGCAAGACCTGGCCGAAGCCCGCAGGCGCGACGGAGCTGCGCGAATTCCGCGTCTATCGCTGGAATCCGGACGACGGCAAGAATCCGAGCATCGACACCTATTACGTCGACACCAACGACTGCGGCCCGATGGTGCTGGACGGACTGATCTGGATCAAGAACCACATCGACCCGTCGCTGACCTTCCGCCGCTCCTGCCGCGAAGGCGTCTGCGGCTCCTGCGCCATGAACATCGACGGCCAGAACACGCTCGCCTGCACCCGGTCGATGCACGACGTGAAGGACGGCGCGGTGAAGATCAATCCGCTCCCGCACCAGCCCGTGGTCAAGGACCTCGTCCCCGACCTCACCAATTTCTATGCGCAGTACGCCTCCATCGAGCCGTGGCTGAAGACGACCTCGCCGACGCCACAGAAGGAATGGCGCCAGAGCCACGAGGACCGCGAGAAGCTCGACGGCCTCTACGAGTGCATCCTCTGCGCCTGCTGCTCGACCTCGTGCCCCAGCTACTGGTGGAATAGCGAACGCTATCTCGGTCCCGCCGCGCTGCTCCAGGCTAACCGCTGGGTCTCCGATTCCCGTGACGAGGCGACCGGCGAACGGCTCGATGATCTCGAGGACCCGTTCCGGCTCTACCGCTGCCACACCATCATGAACTGCGCCAAAGCCTGCCCGAAGGGCCTCAACCCGGCGGAAGCCATCGCCGAGCTGAAGCTCAAGATGGTCGAACGGCAGATCTAG
- the sdhA gene encoding succinate dehydrogenase flavoprotein subunit: MAAATNGKGNGAPATNGKAYPIEDHTYDVVVVGAGGAGLRAVVGCSEAGLRTACITKVFPTRSHTVAAQGGISASLGNMHKDDWRWHMYDTVKGSDWLGDQDAIEYMVRNAPEAVYELEHWGVPFSRTEDGKIYQRPFGGMTMDYGKGQAQRTCAAADRTGHAMLHTMYGQSLRHAAEFFIEFFAIDLIMDDQGACRGVIALKLDDGTLHRFRAQTTILATGGYGRAYASCTSAHTCTGDGGGMVLRAGLPLQDMEFVQFHPTGIYGSGCLVTEGARGEGGYLVNSEGERFMERYAPSAKDLASRDVVSRAMTIEIREGRGVGKKKDHIFLHLDHLDPAVLAERLPGISESAKIFANVDVTREPIPIVPTVHYNMGGIPTNYHGEVLTKKDGDDNAVIPGLMAIGEAACVSVHGANRLGSNSLIDLVVFGRAAALRLAEKLTANAKQPELPANSAEMALGRLDHYRYASGGTPTAKLREGMQHVMQNNCAVFRTGEVLSEGQNLIQKVHSGITDIAVSDRSLVWNSDLVETLEFDNLISQAVVTMNSAANRTESRGAHAREDFAERDDKNWMKHTLAWLDDAGKVKIEYRPVHNYTMTNDVQYIAPKARVY; the protein is encoded by the coding sequence ATGGCCGCAGCGACGAATGGCAAGGGCAACGGCGCTCCCGCCACCAACGGAAAAGCCTACCCGATCGAAGACCACACCTATGACGTCGTCGTGGTCGGCGCCGGCGGCGCCGGCCTGCGTGCCGTGGTCGGCTGCAGCGAGGCGGGCCTGCGCACGGCTTGCATCACCAAGGTGTTCCCGACGCGCTCGCACACGGTCGCGGCGCAGGGCGGCATCTCGGCCTCGCTCGGCAACATGCACAAGGACGACTGGCGCTGGCACATGTACGACACCGTGAAGGGGTCGGACTGGTTAGGGGACCAGGACGCGATCGAATACATGGTGCGCAACGCGCCCGAGGCGGTTTACGAGCTCGAGCATTGGGGCGTGCCGTTCTCGCGCACCGAGGACGGCAAGATCTATCAGCGTCCGTTCGGCGGCATGACCATGGATTACGGCAAGGGCCAGGCGCAGCGCACCTGCGCGGCCGCCGACCGCACCGGCCACGCCATGCTGCACACGATGTACGGCCAGTCGCTGCGCCATGCGGCCGAGTTCTTCATCGAGTTCTTCGCCATCGACCTGATCATGGACGACCAGGGTGCCTGCCGCGGCGTGATCGCGCTCAAACTCGACGACGGCACGCTGCACCGCTTCCGCGCCCAGACCACGATTCTCGCGACCGGCGGCTACGGCCGCGCCTACGCCTCCTGCACCTCGGCCCATACTTGCACGGGTGATGGCGGCGGCATGGTGCTGCGCGCAGGGCTGCCGCTCCAGGACATGGAGTTCGTGCAGTTCCATCCGACCGGCATCTACGGCTCGGGGTGTCTGGTCACCGAAGGGGCGCGCGGCGAAGGCGGCTATCTCGTCAACTCCGAGGGCGAGCGCTTCATGGAGCGCTACGCGCCGTCCGCCAAGGACCTCGCCTCGCGCGACGTCGTCTCGCGCGCAATGACCATCGAGATCCGCGAAGGCCGCGGCGTCGGCAAGAAGAAGGATCACATCTTCCTGCATCTCGACCACCTCGATCCCGCAGTGCTGGCCGAGCGGCTGCCGGGCATCTCCGAATCCGCGAAGATCTTCGCCAATGTCGACGTGACGCGCGAGCCGATCCCGATCGTGCCGACCGTGCACTACAACATGGGCGGCATTCCGACGAACTATCACGGCGAGGTGCTGACCAAGAAGGACGGCGACGATAACGCGGTGATTCCGGGCCTGATGGCCATCGGCGAGGCCGCTTGCGTCTCCGTGCACGGAGCCAATCGCCTCGGCTCCAACTCGCTGATCGACCTCGTCGTGTTCGGCCGCGCCGCCGCGCTGCGCCTGGCCGAGAAGCTCACGGCCAACGCCAAGCAACCTGAGCTGCCGGCGAACTCGGCCGAGATGGCGCTCGGCCGCCTCGACCATTACCGCTATGCCTCCGGCGGCACGCCGACCGCGAAGCTGCGCGAGGGCATGCAGCACGTGATGCAGAACAACTGCGCCGTGTTCCGCACCGGCGAAGTGCTGAGCGAAGGCCAGAACCTGATCCAGAAGGTCCACAGCGGCATCACCGACATTGCTGTCTCCGACCGCTCGCTGGTGTGGAATTCCGACCTCGTCGAGACGCTCGAGTTCGACAATCTGATCTCGCAGGCGGTGGTGACGATGAACTCGGCCGCCAACCGCACCGAGAGCCGCGGCGCGCATGCCCGCGAAGACTTCGCCGAACGCGACGACAAGAACTGGATGAAGCACACGCTGGCCTGGCTGGACGACGCCGGCAAGGTCAAGATCGAGTACCGTCCGGTACACAACTACACCATGACCAACGACGTGCAGTACATCGCGCCGAAGGCGCGCGTGTATTGA
- the sdhD gene encoding succinate dehydrogenase, hydrophobic membrane anchor protein: MSATDTPKRSMRTPLGRVRNLGAAHSGTSDFWHQRITGVAMTLLMIPVLVVVMMLLGRNQAGAAQILGSLPIAVIMLLFIIASAWHMKIGMQVVIEDYVHNEKLKLVSIMLNNFFSIAVALASIYAILKLSSGV, from the coding sequence ATGAGCGCGACCGATACGCCGAAGCGCAGCATGCGCACCCCGCTCGGCCGCGTCCGCAATCTCGGCGCCGCGCATTCGGGCACGTCGGATTTCTGGCACCAGCGCATCACCGGCGTTGCGATGACACTGCTGATGATACCGGTGCTAGTGGTCGTCATGATGCTGCTCGGCCGCAACCAGGCCGGCGCGGCGCAGATCCTCGGCTCGCTGCCGATCGCGGTGATCATGCTGCTCTTCATCATCGCCAGCGCCTGGCACATGAAGATCGGGATGCAGGTCGTGATCGAGGACTACGTCCATAACGAGAAGCTGAAGCTCGTTTCGATCATGCTCAACAATTTCTTCTCGATCGCGGTGGCGCTCGCCTCGATCTACGCGATCCTGAAACTTTCATCCGGAGTGTAA
- the sdhC gene encoding succinate dehydrogenase, cytochrome b556 subunit, with amino-acid sequence MTARIERPLSPHMQTYRWTLTMALSIIHRATGIALYVGTLLLAWWLIAAASGPAAYANVQAFTGSIIGRLIVFGYTWALMHHMLSGIRHFVWDLGYGFKANEREALTWGALIGGIALTVLIWIIAYAIGGGR; translated from the coding sequence ATGACCGCACGGATCGAACGACCGCTCTCGCCGCACATGCAAACCTACCGCTGGACGCTGACGATGGCGCTGTCCATCATCCACCGCGCCACCGGCATCGCCCTTTATGTGGGAACCCTGCTGCTGGCCTGGTGGCTGATCGCGGCAGCCTCGGGACCTGCCGCCTATGCCAATGTGCAGGCCTTTACCGGCAGCATCATCGGACGGCTGATCGTGTTCGGCTACACCTGGGCGCTGATGCACCATATGCTTAGCGGTATCCGGCACTTCGTGTGGGACCTCGGCTACGGCTTCAAGGCCAACGAGCGGGAAGCGCTGACCTGGGGCGCGCTGATCGGCGGCATCGCACTGACCGTGCTGATCTGGATCATCGCATACGCGATCGGAGGTGGACGATGA
- a CDS encoding LysR family transcriptional regulator, with amino-acid sequence MDQLEAMATFVQVVDAGSLSAAARSLPSSLTSVSRQITALEQHFGTRLLVRTTRQMVLTEEGRILYERARSILGDVREIEEALAGTRREPSGRLRVSAPTLMGRLLISPLLGDFLRRYPSLSVELLLVDRRVELVEEDVHLALRVGRLPDSQLVTRKLAEVQMIHCASPDYLARRGTPQAPSDLIQHDCLVFSDTPGVAIWRFGRDGKSASRVRVSGRLWVNSLDALVTAARNGAGIVRVPSWQVDAELAEGRLCRILGDHEPAPAPLHALYGPSLRGSAKIRAFVDFLAERWRKNHPFSLVEL; translated from the coding sequence GTGGACCAGCTCGAGGCCATGGCGACCTTCGTTCAGGTGGTGGACGCCGGCAGCTTGTCCGCCGCCGCGAGGTCGCTGCCGAGTTCGCTGACATCGGTGAGCCGGCAGATCACCGCGCTGGAACAGCATTTCGGCACGCGCCTATTGGTACGAACGACGCGGCAGATGGTGCTCACGGAAGAGGGACGCATCCTCTACGAACGCGCCCGATCGATTCTCGGCGACGTCAGGGAGATCGAGGAAGCGCTGGCGGGCACGCGACGGGAGCCCTCGGGACGCCTGCGCGTCAGCGCCCCGACCTTGATGGGACGCCTGCTGATTTCGCCGCTGCTTGGCGATTTCCTACGCCGCTATCCATCGCTCTCGGTCGAGCTGTTGCTGGTCGATCGGCGCGTCGAGCTCGTGGAAGAAGATGTCCATCTCGCGCTCCGGGTCGGACGCCTGCCGGATTCGCAGCTCGTCACGCGCAAGCTGGCCGAGGTGCAAATGATCCACTGCGCGTCGCCCGACTATTTGGCGCGGCGCGGCACGCCGCAAGCGCCCTCGGACCTCATCCAGCATGACTGCCTCGTGTTTTCCGACACGCCGGGCGTTGCCATCTGGCGTTTTGGTCGCGACGGGAAGAGCGCATCCAGGGTGCGCGTATCCGGCCGGCTGTGGGTCAACAGTCTCGACGCGCTGGTCACGGCCGCGCGGAATGGCGCGGGCATCGTCCGCGTGCCGTCATGGCAGGTGGACGCAGAGCTGGCCGAGGGGCGACTGTGCCGCATCCTCGGGGATCACGAGCCGGCCCCTGCGCCGCTCCACGCGCTCTATGGGCCGTCCCTGCGGGGATCTGCGAAGATTCGGGCTTTCGTGGACTTCCTGGCCGAACGCTGGCGCAAGAACCATCCGTTCAGTTTGGTGGAGCTCTAG